The Mucilaginibacter mallensis genome has a segment encoding these proteins:
- a CDS encoding DUF4242 domain-containing protein, with protein MPKYVIEREIPGAGQIPPDQLKAISQTSCGVLSNLGPQIQWVHSYVTADKIYCIYNAPNEEMVREHAKQGGFPANSVSRVTSIIDPTTAE; from the coding sequence ATGCCAAAGTATGTAATTGAAAGGGAGATCCCCGGCGCGGGCCAAATTCCGCCAGACCAGTTGAAAGCTATTTCACAAACTTCATGCGGGGTGCTCAGCAACCTGGGGCCGCAGATTCAATGGGTACACAGCTACGTTACCGCCGATAAGATCTACTGCATTTATAATGCCCCTAACGAAGAAATGGTGCGCGAACATGCCAAACAAGGCGGTTTTCCGGCAAATTCGGTGAGCAGGGTAACATCTATTATTGATCCTACAACGGCGGAGTAA
- the rsmA gene encoding 16S rRNA (adenine(1518)-N(6)/adenine(1519)-N(6))-dimethyltransferase RsmA — MTLVRAKKHLGQHFLTDKNIAAKIVDSLRPGDKYHHVLEVGPGMGILSDFLLQKPEYDVHLVDIDTESYQFLQKKYPQLGSKLLNADFLEMDFAALFTGPLAIIGNFPYNISSQILFKVLDNRQQVVEVVGMFQKEVAERCSSKPGSKEYGILSVFLQAYYKVEYLFTVKAGVFNPPPKVLSAVIRLTRNEVAELGCDEKLFWQVVKAGFNQRRKTLRNAVSSLINKEKMTDEPLLELRAERLSVADFVSLTNKISAGR; from the coding sequence ATGACATTGGTAAGGGCAAAAAAGCATTTAGGTCAGCATTTTCTTACTGATAAAAACATTGCAGCTAAGATAGTTGACAGTCTGCGCCCCGGCGATAAATACCACCATGTGCTGGAGGTTGGGCCGGGCATGGGTATCCTGTCTGATTTCCTGCTGCAAAAACCGGAGTATGATGTGCATTTGGTGGATATCGATACAGAATCATACCAGTTCCTGCAAAAGAAATACCCGCAACTGGGCAGCAAATTGCTTAATGCCGATTTTTTGGAGATGGATTTCGCGGCGCTATTTACCGGGCCATTAGCCATCATTGGCAACTTCCCTTACAACATATCATCACAAATATTATTCAAGGTACTGGATAACCGTCAGCAGGTGGTTGAGGTAGTGGGCATGTTCCAGAAGGAAGTAGCGGAGCGATGCTCATCCAAACCGGGTAGCAAGGAGTACGGCATCCTGAGTGTGTTCTTACAGGCTTATTATAAGGTAGAGTATTTGTTCACTGTAAAAGCGGGTGTGTTTAATCCACCACCAAAGGTGCTCTCCGCAGTGATCAGGCTTACCCGTAACGAGGTGGCCGAGTTAGGCTGCGATGAAAAGCTGTTTTGGCAGGTAGTAAAGGCAGGTTTTAATCAGCGACGCAAAACCCTGCGCAACGCGGTATCCTCCCTCATCAACAAAGAAAAAATGACCGACGAGCCCCTGCTTGAGCTGCGCGCCGAGCGTTTGAGTGTAGCGGATTTTGTTAGTTTGACGAATAAGATTTCGGCGGGGAGGTAG
- a CDS encoding YceD family protein has translation MKSLRTYSIPYTGLKLGKHQFEFDITDSFFDEFEYSLVKKAKLLCVVELEKQETMIILNFHITGHMDLNCDRCLSQFPQPVDIREQQIAKFSDEEIDDEEIITLGKSDHEINIAGLIYEYINVAMPFIAVCNDEGNTSYCDKEMLDSLNKLIVNNEQDEQVDPRWDALKKIK, from the coding sequence TTGAAATCGCTAAGAACATATTCAATCCCTTATACAGGTTTAAAGCTGGGGAAGCACCAGTTTGAATTTGATATAACAGACAGCTTTTTCGACGAATTTGAATATTCGCTGGTAAAAAAGGCTAAGCTGCTGTGTGTGGTGGAGTTGGAAAAACAGGAGACAATGATCATCCTGAATTTTCATATCACCGGGCATATGGATTTAAATTGCGACAGATGCCTGTCACAGTTTCCGCAGCCGGTTGATATCCGCGAGCAGCAGATCGCTAAGTTTAGCGATGAAGAAATAGATGATGAAGAGATCATCACCCTTGGGAAAAGTGATCATGAGATCAACATAGCAGGGCTGATCTACGAATATATAAATGTTGCAATGCCGTTTATAGCGGTTTGTAACGATGAGGGTAACACCTCTTATTGTGATAAGGAAATGCTGGACAGCCTTAACAAGCTTATAGTAAATAATGAACAGGATGAGCAAGTGGACCCACGGTGGGACGCGCTCAAAAAAATTAAATGA
- the pdxA gene encoding 4-hydroxythreonine-4-phosphate dehydrogenase PdxA, with translation MSEKLKIGISIGDVNGIGLEIIIKTLSDSKIYDYCTPIVYGHTKVASFYRRISDVNEFNFNVITSASQAIARKPNMINCWTEDVKIEPGTVNKEIGKYAFMSLERATNDLLAGEIDALVTAPINKDTIQSESFNFPGHTEYLQDRAGGADSLMFLVSDTLRVGVVTGHIPVSKISESITTEGILSKLRLMDASLRKDFWIRKPKIAVLGLNPHASDNGLIGNEEAQTITPAIEEARANDILAMGPYAADGFFANGTYLQFDAVLAMYHDQGLIPFKQIAFESGVNFTAGLSFIRTSPDHGTAFDIAGKNKASEVSFREALFTAIHIIKHRRETAELNENPLAFSKLSRDRD, from the coding sequence ATGAGCGAGAAATTAAAAATAGGTATCAGTATTGGCGATGTTAATGGCATTGGACTAGAGATCATTATCAAAACCTTGTCCGACAGCAAAATTTACGATTACTGCACCCCTATTGTTTATGGCCATACCAAAGTAGCGTCATTTTACCGCCGAATATCTGATGTTAACGAGTTTAACTTTAATGTGATCACAAGCGCTTCGCAGGCAATAGCCCGCAAGCCCAACATGATCAATTGCTGGACGGAGGATGTGAAAATTGAGCCCGGTACCGTGAATAAGGAGATAGGCAAGTATGCATTCATGTCGCTTGAGCGTGCTACTAACGACTTGCTTGCAGGTGAGATTGACGCGCTGGTTACCGCACCTATTAATAAAGACACGATACAAAGCGAAAGCTTCAACTTCCCCGGCCATACCGAGTATTTGCAGGACCGCGCTGGCGGTGCCGATTCACTCATGTTTTTGGTGAGCGATACCCTGCGCGTTGGCGTAGTTACCGGCCATATCCCGGTTTCAAAGATCTCCGAAAGTATTACTACCGAGGGCATATTATCCAAACTGCGCCTGATGGATGCCAGCCTGCGTAAGGATTTCTGGATCCGCAAACCAAAGATTGCCGTGCTGGGCCTTAACCCCCACGCCAGCGATAACGGCCTTATCGGCAATGAAGAAGCACAAACTATTACTCCCGCTATTGAGGAAGCTCGCGCTAACGATATATTAGCCATGGGCCCATACGCCGCCGACGGCTTTTTTGCCAACGGCACTTATTTACAGTTTGATGCCGTATTAGCCATGTACCACGACCAGGGCCTGATCCCCTTTAAGCAGATCGCCTTTGAATCGGGCGTGAATTTTACGGCTGGCCTAAGCTTCATCCGTACCTCTCCCGATCATGGTACCGCGTTTGATATCGCGGGCAAGAACAAAGCATCAGAAGTATCCTTCCGCGAGGCCCTGTTCACCGCCATCCACATCATCAAACACCGCCGCGAAACCGCCGAACTTAACGAAAACCCACTGGCGTTTAGCAAGCTGAGCAGGGATAGGGATTAA
- a CDS encoding NAD(P)-dependent oxidoreductase codes for MKKNILIVDDIHPVFIEQAEALDYTCDYRPLIKASEAFEIISDYAGLVIRSKFNVDRSVIDAATSLRFVCRAGAGMDNIDEAYAAEKNIQLINAPEGNMDAVGEHAVGLLLSLMNNFRTSDAEIRTGSWLREANRGYELKGKTVGIIGYGFMGSSFAKKLSGFGVDVIAYDKYKTGFSDRYAREVSMEEIVKHSDVLSLHIPLTSETNGLVNDEYLFHFKKPIFFINTSRGKTAKVSAILNAIKQGRIIGAGLDVLEVEKFPSLADQEWYDELRQSGKVILTPHVAGWTFDSYRRISEVMAAKLALLSD; via the coding sequence ATGAAAAAGAATATACTTATTGTTGATGACATACACCCTGTATTCATTGAACAAGCAGAAGCATTGGATTATACCTGCGATTATCGGCCATTAATAAAAGCCAGCGAAGCCTTTGAAATAATCAGCGATTATGCCGGACTGGTGATCCGTTCAAAATTTAATGTAGATAGGTCTGTTATTGATGCAGCTACCAGCCTGCGCTTTGTTTGCCGTGCCGGGGCCGGTATGGATAACATTGATGAGGCTTACGCCGCTGAGAAAAACATCCAGCTAATAAATGCCCCTGAAGGCAACATGGATGCTGTTGGTGAGCATGCCGTAGGATTATTATTATCCCTGATGAACAACTTCCGCACATCCGATGCTGAAATCAGGACCGGCAGCTGGCTGCGCGAGGCTAACCGTGGTTATGAGCTTAAAGGCAAAACCGTAGGCATCATTGGTTATGGCTTTATGGGCAGCAGCTTTGCCAAGAAACTTTCCGGTTTTGGGGTTGATGTTATTGCTTATGATAAATACAAAACCGGTTTTAGCGACAGATATGCCCGCGAGGTAAGCATGGAGGAAATTGTTAAGCATAGCGATGTGCTGAGCCTGCATATACCCCTAACCAGCGAAACCAATGGTTTGGTAAACGATGAATATCTGTTCCATTTTAAAAAACCTATATTCTTCATCAATACCTCCCGCGGTAAAACTGCCAAAGTAAGTGCAATATTAAATGCCATTAAACAAGGCAGAATTATAGGAGCAGGGCTCGATGTATTAGAAGTGGAGAAATTCCCATCCCTTGCCGATCAGGAGTGGTATGATGAACTTCGTCAATCCGGCAAAGTGATCCTGACCCCGCATGTGGCCGGATGGACATTTGATTCGTATAGAAGGATAAGTGAGGTAATGGCAGCGAAGCTGGCGCTTCTCAGTGATTAG
- the plsX gene encoding phosphate acyltransferase PlsX — MKIGLDIMGGDYAPEAAVLGAILAHKALSGPKLVLIGDKDIAVKILQENNYSPDNFEFVHTTEVIGMGEHPTKAIVQKADSSISVGFRLLKEGAIQAFSSAGNTGAMLVGSMFSVKTIPGVQRPAITSIVPQVAGGVGVLLDVGANADCKPEMLLQFGMLGKLLAEYVYKIKNPRVALVNIGEEEEKGNILSQAAFPLFKASTLFNFVGNVESRHLFDDMADVMVSDGFTGNIIIKLSESFYEIALKKGIKDEFFDRFNYEQYGGSPILGVNAPVVVGHGISNPEAIKNMVLLSKDILESGLIDQITQAFQ; from the coding sequence ATGAAGATCGGCTTAGACATTATGGGTGGTGATTATGCCCCCGAAGCGGCCGTTTTAGGCGCGATTTTGGCCCATAAAGCCTTATCCGGGCCAAAACTGGTGCTCATTGGTGATAAAGATATAGCTGTAAAAATACTTCAGGAAAATAATTATAGCCCCGATAACTTCGAGTTTGTACATACAACCGAGGTTATAGGCATGGGCGAACATCCTACAAAAGCAATCGTTCAAAAAGCCGACTCCAGTATCAGTGTCGGTTTCAGGCTTCTTAAAGAAGGCGCCATACAGGCATTTTCCTCGGCTGGTAACACCGGGGCTATGCTGGTTGGGTCAATGTTTAGCGTAAAGACTATTCCGGGTGTACAGCGCCCGGCCATCACATCTATTGTACCCCAGGTAGCTGGTGGTGTAGGTGTTTTGCTTGATGTTGGCGCCAATGCCGATTGTAAACCCGAAATGCTTTTGCAGTTCGGTATGCTTGGCAAGTTATTGGCCGAGTATGTGTATAAAATAAAAAACCCACGCGTGGCGCTGGTAAATATTGGCGAGGAAGAGGAGAAAGGCAATATTTTAAGCCAGGCTGCATTCCCGCTGTTTAAAGCGTCAACCCTATTCAATTTTGTGGGTAATGTGGAGAGCCGCCATCTTTTTGATGATATGGCCGATGTAATGGTTTCCGATGGTTTCACGGGAAACATTATTATTAAACTCTCCGAGTCATTCTACGAAATTGCCCTTAAAAAGGGAATCAAAGACGAATTTTTCGATAGGTTCAATTATGAACAATATGGTGGCAGCCCAATTTTGGGTGTTAATGCCCCTGTTGTGGTTGGCCACGGTATATCAAACCCCGAGGCTATTAAAAACATGGTTCTTTTATCAAAAGATATTCTTGAAAGCGGCCTGATTGACCAGATCACCCAGGCTTTTCAGTAA
- a CDS encoding SMI1/KNR4 family protein — protein sequence MFFKKQIDYEKILLKYVDSDFYLVACGKDAPSYDTLKIFEKKHSIKLPEEFKAFSVSPLGGIYIDIKDDIWPRPKPLEVGSFWSFLYGFAVFGFAIDISDWMNIENQANKFKEQTNNNYIPFMKVIGDSDLYCFDGKGLIYQWDHELDLFKKIDKSFNELLEYEISELKLRKDRKVKSSS from the coding sequence ATGTTCTTTAAGAAACAAATCGATTATGAAAAAATACTTCTAAAGTATGTCGATTCTGATTTCTATTTAGTCGCGTGCGGGAAAGATGCACCCAGTTATGATACTTTAAAAATATTCGAAAAGAAACATAGCATAAAACTGCCAGAGGAGTTTAAAGCATTTTCCGTTTCGCCTTTAGGGGGAATTTACATTGATATTAAAGATGATATCTGGCCAAGACCTAAACCTTTAGAAGTAGGATCGTTTTGGTCTTTTCTATATGGATTTGCTGTTTTTGGATTTGCAATTGATATATCCGATTGGATGAATATTGAAAATCAGGCTAATAAATTCAAAGAACAAACGAATAATAACTATATACCATTCATGAAAGTTATTGGAGATTCGGATTTGTATTGTTTTGATGGGAAAGGATTAATTTATCAATGGGACCACGAACTTGATTTATTCAAAAAAATAGATAAGTCATTTAATGAACTATTAGAGTATGAAATATCTGAGTTAAAACTTCGAAAAGATAGAAAAGTAAAATCATCTTCATAA
- a CDS encoding NHL domain-containing protein, translating to MKKKVILIFLFLFNVKSYSQTISTYAGNGLNGFGNNGIPTYSGDGGGALQAQINPQYLGVDSKNNIYISQGAAYYTVRKIDVKTGIITTVAGNATSGYSGDGGHATLAQLNEPRGIAFDSHDNLYIADYWNNCIRRVDAVSNIITTIAGNGAVLNGYTGNGGPAKDALLFEPWGIAFDKSDNLYFTDFNNNCIRKIDALTGVITKVAGSDPPGYGGFSGDGGLAINAKLFAPSAIVISKAGDIYFTDMVNSRIRKIDAQTGIITTVAGNGEDGFLGDNGPAVNAQMYMPMGLSIDDSGNLYVCGGDNNQSSYNVRKVNIATGIITAYAGDGNPAFSGDGGPPLKAGMSPTTSIFDALGNMFIADEGNYRVREIINNNTATAPTSPVINYSNACTTGSTLFNLKTTDNIDAVNWDFGDPASGINNTSQSFNPQHNFKTTGAYLITVTVYNGSLSATNTQIIQITDCGNSGTGNNPDPGIDLTIPNTFSPNGDGINDKFGATSPGSPVSYTMNIYNRYGVLLFLSNNIGIAWDGKYNRKYCPAGVYYFVLKYQFSGLPVKVKSGSITLLR from the coding sequence ATGAAGAAAAAAGTCATTCTCATTTTTCTTTTTCTATTCAATGTTAAATCTTATTCCCAAACCATTTCAACCTACGCTGGTAACGGTCTTAATGGGTTTGGTAACAATGGCATTCCTACTTATAGTGGCGATGGGGGGGGAGCTCTTCAAGCTCAAATAAACCCACAGTATTTAGGTGTCGATTCAAAGAATAATATTTATATCTCTCAGGGCGCAGCCTATTATACGGTTAGAAAAATAGATGTTAAAACCGGCATAATTACTACTGTTGCTGGTAATGCCACAAGCGGTTATAGCGGTGATGGAGGGCATGCAACCTTAGCACAGTTAAATGAACCAAGAGGTATTGCCTTTGATTCGCATGATAATTTATATATAGCCGATTACTGGAATAATTGTATCCGTAGAGTTGATGCTGTTAGCAATATTATTACCACAATTGCAGGTAATGGAGCGGTGCTAAATGGCTATACCGGCAACGGCGGGCCGGCAAAAGATGCATTACTATTTGAACCATGGGGTATTGCTTTTGATAAATCCGATAATTTATATTTTACAGATTTTAATAATAATTGTATCCGTAAAATCGATGCATTAACGGGTGTGATTACAAAAGTTGCTGGAAGCGATCCACCAGGATATGGTGGCTTTAGCGGCGATGGAGGTCTTGCTATAAACGCTAAATTGTTTGCTCCATCAGCTATTGTGATAAGTAAGGCTGGTGATATATACTTTACTGATATGGTTAATAGCCGTATCCGTAAAATAGATGCCCAAACCGGAATAATAACCACCGTTGCAGGAAACGGAGAGGATGGGTTTTTAGGTGATAATGGCCCGGCTGTTAATGCCCAAATGTACATGCCTATGGGATTGTCAATTGATGATTCGGGCAACCTATATGTTTGTGGCGGGGATAACAATCAAAGTAGTTATAATGTTCGTAAAGTTAATATTGCTACAGGAATTATAACTGCATATGCAGGTGATGGCAATCCTGCCTTCAGTGGCGATGGCGGTCCTCCGCTAAAAGCAGGAATGTCCCCCACTACCAGCATTTTTGATGCCCTCGGCAATATGTTCATCGCCGATGAGGGAAATTACCGGGTAAGAGAAATTATTAATAATAATACAGCTACAGCACCCACCTCACCAGTAATAAATTATAGTAATGCCTGTACTACAGGCTCAACCTTATTTAATTTAAAAACTACAGATAATATCGATGCTGTTAACTGGGATTTTGGTGACCCGGCTAGTGGAATAAATAATACCTCGCAAAGTTTTAACCCGCAACATAATTTTAAAACTACAGGCGCTTATTTAATTACAGTAACCGTTTACAACGGTAGCCTGAGTGCAACAAATACTCAAATAATTCAGATAACTGATTGCGGAAATTCAGGTACTGGCAATAACCCCGACCCGGGTATTGATTTGACTATTCCAAATACATTTTCACCCAATGGCGATGGTATAAATGATAAATTTGGAGCAACATCTCCTGGTTCGCCGGTTAGTTACACCATGAATATTTACAATCGATACGGTGTGCTTTTGTTTTTATCAAATAATATTGGTATTGCCTGGGATGGTAAATACAATCGTAAATATTGCCCTGCAGGTGTTTATTATTTTGTTCTTAAATATCAATTTTCGGGCTTACCTGTAAAGGTAAAATCAGGAAGCATAACGCTTTTACGATAA
- a CDS encoding ABC transporter permease, translated as MLKNILLTTRRTLVKNKTYTLINIGGLTLGIAAYILISAYVNFEKSYDTFNKDSGNIYRVESSFYKGDNLVNDWPTSTNGYATAMKQNFPEIASTVRIDWHESERVVRYNNTKYREEHVAFADTNFFSFFNYPLIQGDPKKALKEVNTMVISQAAAQKYFGSIDPIGKFLEVSTQNGILHCMVTGVFKDVPKNSTMQFNYLISWATCPQFERDFWYLHESYTFLKLQPGTSPHSVEAKFPALAERYKNGPSLKDLKWAVTLVPLTDIHLNPAKQYELEVKGNRTAVKFLGIIAYVILLIACVNYINLSTAKAIDRAREVGIRKVNGASSLQLLLQFLFESLVINAIALVLGIVIVAIAAQLLPNLLNHSVLFGLLFNTSLYLQIAVVFVGSILLSGLYPALLLSRLKPVSVLKGKHTFSKTGVILRKGMVAFQFAASLLLIAGTVAVYRQIVFMSKQQLGVSIDQTIVLKAPVNTPGSAQKLNSFKQLLLNTPGVKGVTASGAVPGKEVGEFLANRKFGDSKTEEHLYEMLKVDHDFIKNYNIQLAAGRAFDKSRPADSIGLVLNEAAVKQLGFASNEDAIGKLVWLETSEKRPNPVIGVVKDYHQRSLQQSYTPVILFMDPKFSWVPVNYYSVKFSSNNPDQIISSIKNTWNSYFPESSLDWFFLDDFYNRQYQQDLQFGNIFLLFSGLAILIACMGLFGLTAYSTARRIKEIGVRKVLGASVAHIIYILTMDAVKLVLFSSLLALPLAYLFIEQWLQGYAFKVDLSWWGFVAPVAGLLFIAIGTIGYITYKAALVNPVKSLRNE; from the coding sequence ATGCTTAAGAACATCCTGCTCACCACCCGCCGCACCTTAGTTAAAAACAAAACGTATACGCTTATCAATATCGGCGGTTTAACGCTGGGCATTGCTGCTTATATACTCATCAGCGCCTATGTAAACTTTGAAAAAAGTTATGATACCTTTAACAAGGACTCCGGCAACATTTACCGTGTGGAAAGCAGCTTTTACAAAGGCGACAACCTGGTGAATGACTGGCCAACCAGCACCAACGGTTATGCCACCGCCATGAAGCAGAACTTCCCCGAGATCGCTTCCACAGTGCGTATCGACTGGCATGAATCGGAACGGGTAGTACGCTACAACAACACCAAATACCGCGAGGAGCATGTTGCCTTTGCCGATACCAATTTCTTTTCATTCTTTAATTACCCGCTTATACAGGGCGACCCTAAAAAGGCATTAAAGGAGGTTAATACCATGGTGATCTCTCAAGCAGCAGCACAAAAGTATTTTGGCAGTATCGATCCAATCGGCAAATTTCTGGAGGTAAGCACTCAAAATGGTATTTTGCATTGCATGGTTACCGGTGTGTTTAAGGATGTGCCTAAAAACTCCACCATGCAGTTCAATTACCTCATTTCATGGGCTACCTGCCCACAATTTGAAAGGGATTTCTGGTATCTGCATGAGAGCTATACCTTTTTAAAATTACAACCGGGCACCAGTCCGCATAGTGTTGAGGCTAAATTCCCGGCCCTTGCCGAGCGTTATAAAAACGGACCATCGCTTAAAGATCTTAAATGGGCTGTTACCCTGGTGCCCCTTACTGATATTCACCTTAACCCTGCCAAACAATATGAGCTTGAGGTAAAGGGCAACCGTACCGCCGTAAAATTCCTGGGCATTATAGCCTATGTTATTTTACTGATCGCCTGCGTTAACTACATCAACCTCTCAACCGCAAAGGCTATCGACCGCGCCCGTGAGGTCGGTATCCGCAAGGTGAACGGGGCCAGCTCGCTGCAATTACTGCTGCAGTTTTTGTTTGAATCACTTGTTATTAATGCTATCGCGCTGGTGCTGGGTATTGTTATAGTAGCCATAGCCGCGCAGCTATTGCCAAATTTATTGAACCATTCTGTATTATTCGGTTTGTTGTTTAATACCTCATTATACCTGCAAATAGCCGTAGTATTTGTAGGGAGCATATTATTATCGGGTTTGTACCCCGCTTTGCTGTTATCCCGCTTAAAACCGGTGAGTGTTTTAAAAGGCAAACACACCTTTTCCAAAACCGGCGTTATCCTGCGCAAGGGGATGGTGGCATTCCAGTTCGCGGCATCGCTGCTGCTAATCGCTGGCACCGTTGCTGTTTACCGGCAGATCGTTTTTATGAGCAAGCAGCAATTGGGGGTAAGTATCGATCAAACCATCGTATTAAAAGCGCCTGTAAATACACCGGGCTCAGCACAAAAATTAAACAGCTTTAAACAACTGTTATTGAATACACCCGGCGTAAAAGGTGTAACCGCGTCGGGCGCGGTGCCGGGTAAGGAAGTGGGCGAGTTTTTGGCCAACCGCAAATTTGGCGACTCAAAAACCGAAGAGCACCTCTATGAAATGCTAAAAGTGGATCATGATTTTATCAAAAACTATAACATTCAATTAGCTGCGGGCCGGGCATTTGACAAAAGTCGCCCGGCAGACTCCATTGGCCTGGTTTTAAATGAGGCCGCGGTAAAGCAATTGGGTTTTGCATCCAACGAGGACGCTATCGGCAAACTGGTATGGCTCGAAACCAGCGAGAAAAGGCCAAACCCTGTAATTGGCGTGGTAAAGGATTATCACCAGCGGTCGCTACAACAAAGTTATACCCCGGTTATTTTATTTATGGATCCCAAGTTTAGCTGGGTGCCGGTAAATTATTATTCGGTTAAATTCAGTAGCAATAACCCCGATCAGATCATCAGCAGCATAAAAAATACATGGAACAGCTATTTCCCTGAATCATCACTGGATTGGTTTTTCCTGGATGATTTTTATAACCGCCAATATCAGCAGGACTTGCAATTCGGCAACATCTTCCTGCTGTTCTCAGGCCTGGCCATCCTTATCGCCTGCATGGGCCTGTTTGGCTTAACCGCATATTCAACTGCCCGCAGAATTAAAGAAATTGGCGTACGCAAGGTATTAGGGGCATCAGTGGCACATATCATTTACATCCTTACTATGGATGCCGTTAAGCTGGTATTGTTTTCAAGCTTGCTGGCGCTGCCATTGGCCTATTTATTTATTGAACAATGGCTGCAGGGTTATGCCTTTAAGGTGGATCTAAGCTGGTGGGGTTTTGTTGCGCCGGTTGCAGGCCTGTTGTTTATAGCCATAGGGACCATCGGTTATATCACCTATAAAGCAGCGCTGGTAAACCCGGTAAAATCACTCCGTAACGAATAA
- a CDS encoding beta-ketoacyl-ACP synthase III, whose amino-acid sequence MSKIHAAITAVNGYVPEYILTNKELETLVDTNDEWITSRTGIKERRIQKGEGLGTSDMAAPAVEGLLKKRGISAEEIDVIIFCTTTPDMPFPATANILGHKIGAKNAWGFDLQAACSGFLFGLTVGAQFIETGKHKKVLVVGADKMSAMVDYQDRATCIIFGDGAGCALLEPNEDGFGIIDSIMKSDGAGIPYLHQKAGGSVKPASHETVDAREHYAYQEGQAVFKFAVTNMADVAAEVMERNDLKADDIAWLVPHQANKRIIDATANRTGVSADKVIINIERYGNTTNATIPLCLWEWEDKFKKGDNLLFAAFGGGFTWGSIYLKWAYDAK is encoded by the coding sequence ATGAGTAAAATTCATGCCGCTATTACCGCTGTAAATGGTTATGTACCTGAGTATATTTTAACCAATAAAGAGCTGGAAACATTGGTTGATACGAATGATGAGTGGATCACCAGCCGCACAGGTATTAAAGAGCGTAGAATACAAAAAGGCGAAGGCCTTGGCACCTCTGATATGGCAGCACCAGCCGTTGAGGGTCTGCTGAAAAAACGCGGCATCAGTGCCGAAGAGATCGATGTTATTATTTTTTGCACTACAACGCCCGATATGCCCTTCCCGGCTACGGCAAATATATTAGGCCATAAAATAGGCGCTAAAAACGCCTGGGGTTTCGATCTTCAGGCTGCATGCTCAGGCTTTCTATTTGGTTTAACTGTTGGCGCTCAGTTTATTGAGACCGGAAAACATAAAAAAGTATTAGTAGTGGGTGCCGATAAAATGTCGGCCATGGTTGATTACCAGGACCGCGCTACCTGTATTATTTTTGGCGATGGCGCAGGTTGTGCCTTGCTTGAACCTAATGAGGATGGGTTTGGTATTATCGACTCTATTATGAAAAGCGATGGCGCCGGTATCCCTTATCTGCACCAAAAAGCAGGTGGATCAGTAAAGCCAGCCAGCCACGAAACGGTTGATGCCCGCGAGCATTATGCTTATCAGGAAGGTCAGGCTGTATTTAAATTCGCGGTTACTAATATGGCCGATGTTGCTGCCGAAGTAATGGAGCGTAACGACCTGAAAGCCGATGATATTGCATGGTTGGTACCACACCAGGCCAACAAACGTATAATTGATGCAACTGCCAACCGTACCGGTGTTAGCGCCGATAAGGTGATCATAAATATTGAACGTTACGGTAACACTACCAATGCAACCATCCCGCTTTGTTTATGGGAATGGGAAGATAAATTTAAAAAAGGAGATAACCTGTTATTTGCTGCTTTTGGCGGTGGGTTTACCTGGGGCTCTATTTATTTAAAATGGGCTTACGATGCCAAATGA
- the rpmF gene encoding 50S ribosomal protein L32, producing the protein MPHPKRKISKSRRDKRRTHYKAVAPTLTTCKTTGAVHLPHRAYTVDGNVYYNGKLLIEKAAVA; encoded by the coding sequence ATGCCACATCCAAAGCGGAAGATATCCAAATCGAGAAGAGATAAACGCAGAACACACTACAAGGCTGTAGCGCCTACATTAACTACTTGCAAAACTACCGGTGCGGTACATTTGCCACACAGAGCTTATACTGTTGATGGTAACGTTTACTACAATGGTAAATTACTGATTGAGAAAGCAGCTGTAGCATAA